One Oscillospiraceae bacterium DNA window includes the following coding sequences:
- a CDS encoding DUF4007 family protein, with the protein MATKFRAHETFFIRKGWLSKGMRYVSQKPDVFVDKRENPMDVLGIGANMVKSLRYWLQAVGLTYEPPKGRRVQTLTDFGTLVFEHDPYTEELGTLYLLQYKLVTEADMAPSWYYFFNRFTIQDFGKEDFLEQIQNDLKMKGEKGVAIRSLTDDFTCLINTYVPKYKSNPAKDSPENNITCPFGELGLIDIISKERGNFIYRKTIPAARSFNPWVIMAVISDRAKGRKEIGLNELLTAECNIGKVFNLDSICMLEVLHEVEKLGEIKIIRTAGLDVIRINSERTFEECVENYYADIERVNS; encoded by the coding sequence ATGGCCACGAAGTTTCGAGCCCATGAAACATTTTTTATAAGAAAAGGGTGGCTTAGCAAAGGCATGCGTTATGTCTCGCAGAAGCCTGATGTTTTTGTAGACAAAAGAGAAAACCCTATGGATGTTCTTGGAATCGGAGCGAATATGGTCAAGTCACTGCGATACTGGCTTCAAGCGGTAGGATTAACTTATGAGCCACCTAAGGGAAGACGAGTGCAGACACTTACAGACTTTGGAACTCTGGTTTTTGAACATGATCCTTATACGGAAGAACTTGGTACGCTCTATCTTTTACAATACAAGTTGGTGACAGAAGCGGACATGGCACCTTCGTGGTATTACTTTTTCAATAGATTTACCATACAGGATTTCGGCAAGGAGGATTTTCTAGAACAAATTCAAAATGACCTCAAGATGAAGGGGGAAAAAGGTGTGGCTATACGATCGCTTACGGACGATTTCACATGCCTTATAAACACCTATGTCCCGAAATACAAATCCAATCCGGCTAAAGATTCACCAGAGAATAACATTACCTGCCCATTTGGTGAGCTTGGGCTCATAGATATCATAAGCAAAGAGCGTGGCAACTTTATCTACAGAAAAACTATACCAGCAGCCAGAAGTTTTAATCCTTGGGTGATTATGGCTGTGATATCTGATCGTGCAAAGGGTAGGAAAGAAATAGGGCTTAATGAGCTACTGACGGCAGAATGCAATATCGGTAAGGTATTTAACTTGGACTCAATTTGTATGCTTGAAGTCCTCCATGAAGTTGAAAAACTTGGTGAAATCAAAATTATCCGTACTGCGGGGTTGGATGTAATACGAATCAATTCTGAGCGAACATTTGAAGAATGCGTGGAAAATTACTATGCCGATATTGAGAGGGTAAATTCATGA
- a CDS encoding sigma-70 family RNA polymerase sigma factor: MKKDVNHKTYFIYLRDIKAKVPVTKEQHDAFYKEASRIRKKEQYHHRCMCPYRFIWKCDGDCIGCEFYAAGDTFSLDVPNSDGNGNMYDYIPDNHKAMDEVIADRMLLEQLFSRLRELDPDANRIIQLWKDNPEGISDRKIAETLGRPQRTFADQMKKYRTDLRKISGNK, encoded by the coding sequence ATGAAAAAAGATGTAAACCACAAGACCTATTTTATTTATCTTCGTGATATCAAAGCAAAGGTACCTGTTACAAAAGAGCAGCACGACGCTTTTTATAAGGAAGCGTCCCGCATCCGCAAGAAGGAGCAGTATCACCACCGCTGCATGTGTCCATATCGCTTTATTTGGAAGTGCGATGGCGATTGCATCGGTTGTGAGTTCTATGCAGCGGGCGACACCTTTTCATTGGATGTTCCAAATTCAGACGGTAATGGCAACATGTACGACTACATACCTGATAACCACAAAGCTATGGACGAAGTAATCGCAGACCGCATGCTACTGGAGCAGCTCTTTTCCAGGTTGCGTGAGCTCGACCCTGATGCCAACCGCATCATTCAGCTTTGGAAGGACAACCCCGAGGGTATCTCCGACCGTAAGATTGCGGAAACTCTCGGCAGACCACAACGAACTTTCGCTGATCAAATGAAAAAGTATCGCACAGATCTAAGAAAGATCAGTGGTAATAAGTAA
- a CDS encoding phosphoadenosine phosphosulfate reductase family protein has product MWCKNCNIETNEKNCPICGEETVGDIPTEVYWCENCHVPVMQEVTQADKGICPQCGKPMKYMTADIRPVFPEERLMIEILLKKKPYQWAGDSVWAANNRYYINGKAIALPSKLFKEANADGYIKQLQKYKDDNPHEYFEKNIQAFTEANRTRLDYLIDEAHRFIKKSAEMFPEENIVLSFSGGKDSTVTADLAIKALSDPSLVHIFGNTTLEFPLTIKYAERYRKNHPQAIFKVAKNNEQVFQDVCEDIGPPARMMRWCCSMFKTGPITRVINGLYRNQQILTFYGIRKSESVARSKYNRIEDDAESVKIQQQTVASPIFFWKDMDIWLYILSEKIDFNDAYRLGYDRVGCWCCPNNNQRAQFLSRIYMPEKSKKWREFLIKFAEKIGKHDAEEYVDSGSWKARQGGNGLAAAGDVKIRFTNCTTEEHAKIYRLVRPMDDEFLNMLTPFGRVAPELGQKLLHEVLVLDVKSNVAILSVQPFEQDGYEHAVKVRTMNVQSHDGLQHMVSYQVRKFNACRKCLKCESLCKAGAISISEDGYHIDPNKCVHCKMCVTAKYLRGGCMMDKYLRTKD; this is encoded by the coding sequence GTGTGGTGTAAGAATTGCAATATAGAGACAAATGAAAAAAACTGCCCCATCTGCGGAGAAGAGACAGTCGGAGATATACCAACAGAAGTTTATTGGTGTGAAAACTGCCATGTTCCGGTGATGCAGGAAGTCACTCAGGCAGACAAGGGAATCTGTCCTCAATGTGGTAAACCGATGAAATATATGACCGCGGATATCCGTCCTGTATTTCCGGAGGAAAGACTTATGATTGAGATTTTGCTGAAAAAGAAACCCTATCAGTGGGCGGGAGATTCTGTATGGGCAGCAAATAATAGATACTACATTAATGGTAAGGCGATAGCTTTGCCGAGCAAATTGTTTAAGGAGGCTAATGCCGATGGCTATATTAAACAACTTCAGAAGTACAAGGATGATAATCCTCACGAGTACTTTGAGAAGAACATTCAGGCCTTCACGGAAGCTAATAGGACGCGACTTGACTACCTAATTGACGAGGCACATCGATTTATAAAAAAGTCAGCAGAAATGTTCCCGGAAGAGAATATTGTATTGTCTTTTTCTGGAGGCAAAGATTCAACGGTAACTGCTGACCTCGCGATTAAAGCGTTAAGCGATCCGAGCCTAGTTCATATTTTTGGCAATACGACACTTGAGTTCCCGCTTACGATTAAGTATGCAGAGCGATACCGTAAGAACCATCCGCAGGCCATATTCAAAGTTGCGAAGAACAACGAACAGGTCTTCCAAGATGTATGTGAGGATATAGGGCCGCCTGCCCGCATGATGCGGTGGTGCTGCTCAATGTTTAAGACTGGCCCAATTACAAGGGTAATAAATGGACTCTATCGAAACCAGCAGATTTTGACTTTCTACGGAATCAGAAAATCCGAATCAGTTGCGAGAAGCAAGTATAACAGGATTGAAGATGATGCGGAATCTGTCAAAATCCAACAGCAGACAGTAGCTTCGCCGATTTTCTTTTGGAAGGATATGGATATATGGCTTTACATTCTGTCTGAGAAGATTGATTTTAATGATGCCTATCGTCTGGGGTATGATCGGGTAGGGTGCTGGTGCTGTCCAAATAATAACCAGAGAGCACAGTTCCTATCGAGGATATACATGCCGGAGAAATCAAAGAAATGGCGTGAATTTCTCATTAAGTTTGCCGAGAAAATTGGAAAACACGATGCAGAGGAATACGTCGATTCCGGATCCTGGAAAGCAAGGCAGGGCGGCAATGGCCTGGCTGCGGCAGGCGATGTAAAGATCCGTTTTACAAACTGCACAACTGAGGAGCATGCAAAGATATATCGTCTGGTTCGACCAATGGATGATGAGTTTTTGAATATGTTGACTCCGTTTGGACGAGTGGCACCGGAGCTGGGTCAGAAATTGCTGCATGAAGTACTTGTTCTTGATGTTAAATCTAATGTGGCAATTTTGTCGGTACAGCCATTTGAACAGGATGGATATGAGCATGCGGTGAAAGTCCGCACGATGAATGTGCAAAGTCATGATGGCTTACAGCATATGGTCAGCTATCAGGTCAGAAAATTCAATGCATGCAGGAAGTGCCTTAAATGTGAGTCTTTGTGTAAAGCCGGAGCAATTTCCATTTCGGAAGATGGTTATCACATTGATCCAAACAAATGTGTGCATTGCAAAATGTGCGTGACAGCCAAATATTTACGCGGCGGCTGCATGATGGACAAATACCTGCGAACGAAGGATTAG
- a CDS encoding AAA family ATPase, with amino-acid sequence MTEKMTSLIEKIKLDAATFHGETVEPTYINFFFGKNGAGKTTIANAFGKPECLEWQKGINPADYTILVYNQEFINRNLANYGDLKGVFTLSEKNANIRQQIDDKAEERKTLITDGKQAVEDRDKKSGELTPLKDTFETACWNNAEDIRKSFEQTQGGKKKKLQFTDEVLSGKYTAVEHKKEDIQKLYDIAYDPNAQKYPLFKTSADLVGKYDLSGASYLGEEVTSRSETQFAKFMRALNATEWVKQGHADYIGHSKGKCPFCQGDLPANFEKDIAEAFDEGYQKALDALEVFETAYAEKMQALITLLKDNLNDVFPKVKTAEYEKLIAQLKTLVTENEQLIAQKRATPGQIISLKDTDVIVTDIDGLIVDINKQIQENNDIVATKHDKQLECFNMVWEEIAFLLKDNVAAYLKSKADIESEIKTLDKKVKKLREKYKALTSEINTLNAKVINTAATVDSINAHLKDSGFEGFWLREKAGTKGTYEVIRENGKVADKLSEGERNFIAFLYFYHLVRGSQSETDSGKDKIVVIDDPVSSMDSSALFIVSALVREMIGVCSNNIRLEGHEYKGKYIQQLFILTHNAFFHREITYNQVSHYRYVNFFKVNKKNNISTVEKCVIEATKISEKDRNYNPVQNSYAALWREYEKLDVPIPLMNVIRRILEYYFLQLCGYDSKTLSTTVLSAVKKQITKEAEGSVPDYTKYHLAQAMLSYIQRADSFNDGLHFVDESISCEQYREVFRIIFDVMGQSQHYKMMMNETE; translated from the coding sequence ATGACAGAAAAGATGACGTCTTTAATTGAAAAGATAAAACTTGACGCTGCCACGTTTCACGGTGAGACAGTAGAGCCGACATATATCAATTTTTTCTTTGGCAAAAACGGTGCCGGCAAGACAACGATTGCTAATGCGTTCGGAAAGCCTGAGTGCCTTGAATGGCAGAAAGGTATCAATCCTGCTGATTACACAATTCTTGTTTATAATCAGGAATTCATAAATCGCAATTTAGCTAATTATGGAGATCTCAAGGGTGTATTTACCCTGAGCGAAAAAAATGCCAACATAAGGCAGCAGATTGATGATAAGGCCGAAGAGAGGAAGACCTTAATAACAGACGGCAAGCAGGCTGTCGAAGACCGCGACAAGAAAAGCGGTGAGCTCACGCCTTTAAAAGATACCTTTGAAACCGCTTGCTGGAATAATGCAGAAGATATCAGGAAAAGCTTTGAACAGACTCAAGGCGGCAAGAAAAAGAAATTACAGTTCACGGACGAAGTCTTGTCCGGAAAGTACACTGCTGTTGAACACAAGAAGGAAGATATTCAGAAACTATACGATATTGCTTACGATCCGAATGCGCAGAAATATCCGTTGTTTAAGACATCCGCTGATCTTGTGGGCAAATATGACCTTTCCGGAGCAAGCTATCTAGGAGAAGAAGTCACCAGCAGGAGCGAGACACAATTTGCAAAGTTCATGAGAGCACTCAATGCAACCGAGTGGGTGAAGCAAGGCCATGCTGATTACATAGGCCATTCCAAAGGGAAATGTCCATTCTGCCAAGGAGACCTGCCCGCCAACTTCGAGAAGGATATAGCAGAGGCTTTTGACGAGGGTTATCAGAAGGCATTGGACGCACTGGAGGTGTTCGAGACTGCTTATGCGGAGAAGATGCAGGCGCTGATCACACTCCTGAAAGATAATCTGAACGATGTGTTTCCCAAAGTGAAAACTGCAGAATACGAAAAGCTGATTGCACAGTTGAAGACTCTTGTTACAGAGAATGAGCAGCTGATCGCACAAAAACGGGCGACTCCGGGTCAGATTATCAGCCTTAAGGATACTGATGTCATTGTTACTGACATCGACGGTCTCATCGTTGATATCAACAAACAGATTCAGGAAAACAATGATATTGTCGCTACAAAACATGATAAGCAGCTTGAATGCTTCAATATGGTTTGGGAGGAGATCGCATTCCTTCTTAAGGACAATGTCGCAGCCTATCTGAAGAGTAAGGCAGATATTGAGTCTGAGATAAAGACTCTGGATAAAAAGGTAAAGAAACTACGGGAAAAATATAAGGCGCTCACTTCCGAGATTAACACGCTCAATGCGAAAGTTATAAACACGGCAGCGACTGTCGATAGCATAAATGCCCATTTGAAAGATTCCGGGTTCGAAGGATTCTGGCTCCGGGAGAAGGCTGGCACCAAAGGGACATATGAGGTTATCCGTGAAAACGGCAAAGTTGCCGATAAGTTGAGCGAGGGTGAACGCAACTTCATCGCGTTCCTGTACTTCTACCATTTGGTACGCGGAAGCCAGTCAGAAACGGATTCTGGCAAGGACAAGATCGTGGTAATCGATGATCCGGTTTCCAGCATGGACTCCAGCGCTCTCTTTATCGTTAGCGCTCTCGTGCGTGAGATGATCGGTGTCTGCAGCAATAACATCCGGTTGGAAGGTCATGAATATAAGGGTAAGTACATACAGCAACTGTTCATCCTGACGCATAACGCTTTCTTCCATAGAGAGATTACTTACAACCAGGTGAGCCATTATAGGTATGTGAACTTCTTCAAAGTAAATAAGAAAAACAACATATCTACCGTTGAAAAGTGCGTTATTGAAGCCACGAAGATATCTGAGAAGGATAGAAATTACAATCCGGTTCAAAATTCCTACGCGGCACTATGGCGTGAATATGAGAAACTGGACGTTCCAATTCCGCTTATGAACGTGATCCGGAGAATCCTCGAATACTACTTCCTACAACTTTGCGGATATGACAGCAAGACGCTTAGTACAACGGTACTTAGTGCCGTGAAAAAACAAATAACAAAAGAGGCTGAAGGCAGCGTACCGGATTATACGAAATACCATCTGGCGCAGGCGATGCTTTCCTATATTCAACGAGCAGATTCCTTCAACGACGGGCTCCACTTTGTGGATGAGAGCATAAGCTGTGAACAGTACAGAGAGGTGTTCCGCATCATTTTTGACGTGATGGGCCAGAGCCAGCACTACAAAATGATGATGAATGAAACCGAATAA
- a CDS encoding MBL fold metallo-hydrolase, which translates to MIEELLYGRTRSFLIGRKILINTDWTGSLLVFFACLKGRRINIKNIQYLLITHYHPDHMGIAADLMEMGVALLIMDVQKDFVHQSDAVFKKERRHRFTPVDERKAIFLNCSDSRNFLSQIGISGEIIPTPGHSDDSVSLILDEEQAAFVGDFCPFEQVPYCQNRVLEESASRLKSMGVKKIYYSHYPSEDI; encoded by the coding sequence ATGATAGAAGAACTGCTTTACGGAAGAACCAGAAGTTTTTTGATCGGCAGGAAAATCTTGATTAACACAGACTGGACGGGCTCGCTGCTGGTCTTCTTCGCGTGTCTGAAGGGCAGAAGAATCAACATTAAGAATATCCAGTATCTTCTGATCACCCATTACCATCCGGATCATATGGGGATAGCGGCAGATCTAATGGAGATGGGAGTTGCGCTTCTAATTATGGATGTGCAGAAGGATTTTGTGCATCAGTCGGATGCAGTTTTCAAGAAGGAAAGAAGGCACCGCTTCACGCCTGTGGATGAAAGAAAAGCGATTTTCCTGAACTGCTCAGACAGCAGGAATTTCCTGAGCCAGATCGGAATCAGTGGCGAAATCATCCCGACACCAGGACATTCCGATGATAGCGTGTCACTGATTTTAGATGAGGAACAGGCGGCATTCGTCGGCGATTTCTGTCCATTTGAGCAGGTGCCTTACTGCCAGAATCGTGTCCTTGAAGAAAGCGCAAGTAGGCTGAAAAGCATGGGCGTGAAGAAAATATATTACAGCCACTATCCATCGGAAGATATTTAA
- a CDS encoding restriction endonuclease subunit S, with amino-acid sequence MSKMIRVKSGFQYSVNIGYDLNHDDKLKNFIPTKSSLQLLKDILLSMKPDSTERARVLVGAYGKGKSHIVLTILSILMQRNRNLFVHLIPKIDSDPELKQLVDNYYSDPKNRILPVIINGTSTSLPQAFLLALQRTLNDNDLALMPETNYKAAVKAIQKWKENYPEVYEKFKKKISLPIEAFISELEDYNVEIYEEFERIYPSLTAGSLFNPFVGFDVVDLYESVAKSLKKWGYLGLYVVYDEFSKFLEANITAASVSDTKMLQDFAEKCNRSGNAQMHLLLISHKEISNYIDQLPKQKVDGWRGVSDRFKHIHLNNNFAQTYEIISTVIIKDPDEWKDFCDNPKNKSKFDELISRYKEHALFSDSAENELETTIYGCYPLHPVSTFILPRLSERIAQNERTLFTFLSAEGPSTLSSFLKRPGRPGFKLLTPDLIFDYFNPVFQKEPITGEMHKNYILTMMILEQIKDNELESKIVKTISLIYMLEQFDKLKPIKEELVGIFGMEYPTDEIDAAIEHLIKDEYVIYLKQSNGYLKLKQSSGVDVEQKIADTVASLESSFSMKEALNASNVDNYLYPSKYNDEKEMIRYFEFEFVEEQELEGDIDWEKKSETLRADGVVYAIVPENDESLKSVREKILTSSKGVERCIFIIPKRVAKIRQTLKEFEAVKILRDDSKENSVLFEEYEVVYEDLREVINSFISGYTHPERYKSLYIYGGKERNILRKTALTGLASEICDKVFSDTPIINNEAINKNEITSVANTSRSKIIAGLLRNKLEPNLGLTGTGQEVSIMRSTLLRKEVLIDDELGTRVNLSPSDDKMKNVLDVIVTFVMNAKKSGQVSFTQLYEKLVSPKYHIGLRNGVIPIYIAAVFNKFHEDIILQNEFGQVPITADTLQAINSAPSEYKLEFLDWNPEKQRFVNAIAKMFSRYVIEAEQNLSAYEYVALAMKRWYLALPKFSKETRGFEGKRVDARYQKMIKLLKQNLSGQELLFEKLPEAFGYKEFNEGLTENIQKAKEFYDLAVSNLKERLIGETKNIFSIASNRANLERMSLASVIKDWCETLDEHAFEQLFEDGTDKCLGLFKNVTNDESTFISRLVKVATDLRVEDWDDDTENRFVENLNMYRKTAEAFHSGETTSDSRSTTSAYEIHFRSDDGSSEIKRFDRVEPSKKGKLLYNSIMSEIDSMGYSIPEQEKRQILMDILRKMC; translated from the coding sequence ATGAGCAAGATGATACGAGTCAAGTCAGGATTCCAATATTCTGTGAATATTGGTTATGACTTGAATCACGACGATAAACTGAAGAATTTTATACCCACAAAATCGTCCCTGCAACTACTTAAGGATATTCTTCTGAGCATGAAACCTGATTCCACAGAGCGTGCAAGGGTTCTTGTCGGTGCCTATGGAAAGGGTAAGTCGCATATCGTCCTTACGATTCTATCGATATTGATGCAACGCAACAGGAATTTGTTTGTGCATCTGATACCTAAAATTGATTCCGATCCTGAACTGAAGCAGTTGGTTGATAATTATTATTCAGACCCGAAGAATAGAATTCTTCCTGTCATTATCAATGGTACCAGTACTAGCCTTCCGCAGGCATTTCTTCTCGCTTTGCAGAGGACTTTGAATGATAATGATTTGGCCCTCATGCCTGAAACTAATTATAAAGCAGCGGTAAAAGCAATTCAGAAATGGAAGGAGAACTATCCGGAAGTATACGAGAAATTCAAGAAAAAAATCAGCCTTCCGATAGAAGCCTTCATTTCCGAACTTGAAGACTACAATGTAGAGATCTATGAGGAATTTGAGCGCATTTATCCTTCATTGACAGCAGGAAGTCTCTTTAATCCTTTCGTAGGTTTTGATGTAGTTGATTTGTACGAAAGTGTAGCAAAGAGCTTAAAAAAATGGGGATACTTGGGCTTATATGTGGTTTACGATGAGTTCAGTAAATTTCTGGAAGCTAATATCACAGCAGCATCTGTAAGTGATACTAAGATGCTTCAGGACTTTGCAGAAAAATGCAATCGAAGCGGCAATGCGCAGATGCATCTGCTGCTGATCTCCCATAAAGAAATATCGAATTATATCGATCAGCTGCCCAAGCAGAAGGTTGATGGATGGCGAGGAGTTTCTGACCGTTTCAAACATATACATTTGAACAATAATTTTGCTCAGACATATGAGATTATTTCTACCGTAATTATTAAAGATCCGGATGAGTGGAAGGACTTTTGTGACAACCCGAAGAACAAGAGTAAATTTGACGAACTGATAAGTCGCTACAAAGAGCATGCTTTATTTAGTGACTCAGCAGAAAACGAACTTGAAACTACAATTTATGGGTGTTATCCATTGCACCCTGTGTCGACTTTTATACTCCCAAGACTGTCTGAGAGAATTGCCCAGAATGAACGTACTCTCTTCACGTTCTTATCTGCAGAAGGCCCGTCAACCCTTTCGTCATTTCTTAAACGACCAGGAAGGCCCGGATTTAAACTGCTCACACCAGATCTGATATTTGATTACTTTAACCCGGTGTTCCAGAAGGAGCCAATCACTGGCGAGATGCATAAGAATTATATTCTTACGATGATGATTCTGGAGCAGATCAAAGACAATGAACTTGAAAGTAAGATTGTGAAAACGATCTCATTGATCTACATGCTTGAGCAATTCGACAAGCTAAAGCCAATTAAGGAAGAGTTGGTAGGCATCTTTGGTATGGAATATCCTACAGATGAAATCGATGCTGCCATCGAACATCTTATCAAGGATGAATATGTCATATATCTCAAGCAGAGCAACGGCTATTTGAAACTGAAACAATCATCCGGAGTTGATGTTGAACAGAAGATTGCTGACACGGTTGCTTCTCTGGAATCAAGCTTTTCCATGAAAGAAGCTTTGAATGCTTCAAACGTTGATAATTACCTGTATCCTTCCAAATACAATGATGAAAAGGAAATGATTCGCTACTTTGAGTTCGAATTCGTGGAAGAGCAGGAACTTGAAGGAGATATTGACTGGGAAAAGAAATCTGAAACATTACGAGCAGATGGTGTAGTTTATGCTATTGTTCCGGAAAACGATGAATCATTGAAGTCGGTTAGAGAAAAAATACTTACATCCAGCAAGGGTGTAGAAAGATGTATTTTTATCATTCCCAAACGTGTCGCAAAAATCCGGCAGACTCTGAAAGAATTTGAAGCGGTCAAAATCCTTCGAGATGATTCGAAAGAAAATTCTGTTTTATTTGAAGAGTATGAGGTTGTCTACGAGGATCTGCGAGAAGTAATCAACAGCTTTATCAGCGGGTACACTCACCCGGAAAGATATAAGTCTCTCTATATATATGGCGGGAAAGAGCGGAATATTCTGAGAAAGACGGCACTTACTGGCTTGGCCTCTGAGATTTGCGATAAAGTTTTTTCAGATACACCCATTATTAATAATGAAGCAATTAACAAGAATGAGATCACTTCTGTGGCGAACACCAGCCGGAGCAAAATTATTGCTGGGTTGCTTCGAAATAAACTTGAACCGAATCTTGGACTTACAGGAACAGGACAGGAAGTTTCAATCATGCGTAGCACTTTGCTTCGAAAGGAAGTGCTGATTGATGACGAATTGGGAACTAGGGTAAACCTGTCACCTTCAGACGATAAGATGAAGAATGTACTTGATGTTATCGTTACTTTTGTTATGAATGCAAAAAAGAGTGGTCAGGTTTCATTCACACAGTTGTATGAGAAATTGGTATCTCCCAAATATCATATCGGGCTTCGTAATGGAGTGATACCAATCTATATCGCTGCTGTCTTCAATAAATTTCATGAAGACATCATTCTTCAGAATGAGTTCGGACAGGTGCCAATAACGGCAGATACCCTTCAGGCAATCAATTCTGCTCCATCAGAATATAAGCTTGAGTTTCTTGATTGGAATCCGGAAAAGCAGCGATTTGTAAATGCAATTGCTAAGATGTTCAGCCGATATGTTATAGAAGCGGAGCAAAATCTTAGCGCGTATGAGTATGTTGCCTTGGCAATGAAGAGATGGTATTTGGCGCTGCCGAAGTTCTCGAAAGAGACAAGAGGGTTCGAGGGAAAACGGGTTGACGCTAGATATCAAAAAATGATAAAGCTTTTGAAGCAAAATCTCAGCGGCCAGGAACTGCTTTTTGAGAAACTTCCTGAAGCGTTTGGGTATAAGGAATTTAATGAAGGGCTTACAGAGAATATTCAGAAGGCGAAAGAGTTCTACGACTTGGCTGTTTCGAACTTAAAAGAACGGTTGATTGGAGAAACGAAGAATATTTTTTCCATCGCATCAAACAGAGCAAATCTGGAAAGAATGTCACTGGCATCGGTAATCAAAGATTGGTGTGAAACACTTGATGAGCATGCTTTTGAACAGCTGTTTGAAGATGGTACTGATAAATGTCTGGGACTTTTTAAGAATGTAACGAATGATGAAAGCACATTCATTTCACGATTGGTAAAAGTCGCCACAGATCTTCGTGTAGAAGATTGGGATGATGATACAGAAAACAGGTTTGTCGAGAATCTGAATATGTATCGGAAGACGGCTGAGGCATTTCACAGTGGGGAAACTACTAGCGATTCTAGAAGTACCACCAGCGCATATGAGATTCATTTTCGGTCGGATGATGGATCATCAGAGATAAAACGCTTTGATAGGGTTGAGCCGAGTAAAAAG
- a CDS encoding IS5 family transposase, which translates to MKPSCGCICWFNLSDEGVEDAIYDSYAMRKFMDINFLEEQDPDATTLLHFCHLVEKNGIGKLYFDAIKNGLEKCGRIIHGGTIVDATIIAAPFSTKNASRERDPEMHQTKKGNQWHFGMKMHAGVDAGTGYIHTITATAANVHDVDQAAELIC; encoded by the coding sequence TTGAAACCATCTTGCGGATGTATTTGCTGGTTTAATCTGTCCGACGAAGGGGTGGAGGATGCCATCTATGACAGCTATGCCATGCGCAAGTTCATGGACATCAACTTTCTGGAAGAACAGGATCCAGATGCAACAACTCTGCTGCATTTTTGCCATCTAGTTGAGAAAAACGGAATCGGTAAACTGTACTTTGATGCAATCAAAAATGGGCTTGAAAAGTGCGGTAGAATCATACATGGCGGTACCATTGTGGATGCCACCATCATTGCGGCGCCTTTCTCAACCAAGAATGCTTCCCGCGAACGTGACCCGGAAATGCATCAGACCAAAAAGGGAAATCAGTGGCATTTCGGCATGAAAATGCATGCCGGCGTGGACGCGGGAACAGGATATATCCATACCATTACGGCAACCGCAGCCAATGTTCACGATGTTGATCAGGCAGCAGAGTTGATATGCTAG
- a CDS encoding helix-turn-helix transcriptional regulator, whose translation MAMNYDKLWKLLIDKKMNRTDLHKQAHISTNAIAAMGKEEDVSTRVLDKICKTLDCQLEDIVTCIRDEDE comes from the coding sequence ATGGCTATGAATTACGATAAATTATGGAAACTTCTTATTGACAAGAAAATGAACAGAACAGACCTGCACAAGCAGGCGCATATCTCAACAAATGCCATAGCTGCAATGGGAAAGGAAGAAGATGTATCCACGAGGGTTCTTGATAAAATCTGCAAGACTCTTGATTGCCAGCTTGAGGATATTGTCACCTGTATCCGTGATGAGGATGAATAA
- a CDS encoding helix-turn-helix domain-containing protein, with protein MDNEIENITSEATPEKWVNLEDIAEHLSVSADTVRNWIKDGKLPFYRAGKRYKFRISEVDAWLRSGKISN; from the coding sequence ATGGATAATGAAATAGAAAACATCACATCAGAAGCAACACCGGAAAAATGGGTGAATCTTGAAGATATCGCTGAGCATCTGAGCGTTAGTGCTGATACGGTCAGAAACTGGATCAAGGATGGCAAGCTGCCGTTCTATCGAGCTGGCAAACGATATAAATTCAGGATTTCGGAAGTAGACGCGTGGTTGCGCAGCGGGAAGATTTCAAATTAA